In Spirochaetota bacterium, the genomic window ATCGTCACTGGTGATATTTCGGAAAAAAACATTGCACCCCGTAACCTACTTATTATGCTTGCTGAATACAATAACGGAAATGCTGGCAAACTAAAATCTTTTTTAAGACGATACGCCAGGAGTTCACTTAAATCAGCCATGGCTCCATCAACAATGAAAAAGCTGCATCTTTCATCAATGGCAGCATATAATAAGCAAATTGCCGATCCCATTGACTCGCCATGTATGCCAATAATGCTATTTTCACCAGTTTTCTTGCTAACCCAATCAACACACGCCTTTACATCATATTTTTCATATTTACCAAATGTTGTATTGGGACCACCACTTTTACCATGGAATCTACTATCAAATAACAATGCATTAAACCCCAACGAACGGAATATTTCAAGATACTTGACATCGCCCATTAAGGTATAGGTATGACCATGAATAAATATAATCGTTTTGTTGCTACCTTTTGGTATGTACATTACAAGCAGTTTATATCCATTAGGCGAATCAATAAAGAATTCCTCTTTGGGGAGATTGGCATAATAGTGTTCCGTAAATCTTTTAAATTTCAATTCATTACGATATGTCTCTTCATAATCCCACACTTTAGGTGTAATAACCATACTTGAAAAATAATACCCAGCAGCAAAAAGAACTGAAAGTATAACAATGACTATACTAATCAGCCATACAATCCTTTTTTTCATATACTATCTCCTAAACTGTTTTGATAAAACGCGATAGTAAATTTGGAACATTTGCTTTTGTACCATGCAGTTTTGCTAAAAATAACAACTTAACTGATTTCAAAGGTGATAAATTTACTAACCGCAACGGATTTACCTTCATTAATTTAAACATAGCAGCAGCCGAAGCAGCCAGGTCATTACATTGTCCACTGACATATACATTACGCTTACCCAATTGTTGTGCCAGTATGTCATACGTTTCTTCAATAGCACAATGTCCTGCAATCAGTACTGGCTTACGAATGTTTTTAATCAATTGTTTATCATGACCTTTGCCAATAATAAGACTCCAGCCACCCTTCCCATTATAATCGTGATATAACACCTGTAATAGTGTTAATGGATTATTGCGACACCCTTCCTTGCAGCATAA contains:
- a CDS encoding alpha/beta hydrolase yields the protein MKKRIVWLISIVIVILSVLFAAGYYFSSMVITPKVWDYEETYRNELKFKRFTEHYYANLPKEEFFIDSPNGYKLLVMYIPKGSNKTIIFIHGHTYTLMGDVKYLEIFRSLGFNALLFDSRFHGKSGGPNTTFGKYEKYDVKACVDWVSKKTGENSIIGIHGESMGSAICLLYAAIDERCSFFIVDGAMADLSELLAYRLKKDFSLPAFPLLYSASIISRLRGAMFFSEISPVTIINNSKSPIFFIHGGDDTDIPVEHAQRLYNTYTGIKRIWICPGATHSKSIVVNRKEYEKQVKDFLRMIKVI